A genome region from Schlesneria paludicola DSM 18645 includes the following:
- a CDS encoding sigma-54-dependent transcriptional regulator, translating into MNILLIDDDPGLRKSIRMALETMNHKVTEARDSSEALDNLAHGLFDVAFLDVRLGKERGLDVLPDLLRLTPGLAVVVITAYATIEIAVDAMRRGAIDFLPKPFTPAEIRIVLDRVSRLRRLQSHVEELEERVKSIFPEVDLETDEPSMRQALDLAFRAAPTEATILLRGESGTGKGVVARAIHARSQRSEAPFVTVHCPSLSADLLESEMFGHARGAFTGAVLETLGKVAVAEGGTLFLDEIGDLPPALQPKLLRLLQDKQYERVGEARTRLCNIRILAATNRDLQAAVAAGTFREDLLYRLNVFEIFLPPLRQRRKDLETLIDHLLQFFARQNGKGIKGFTAEARAAVMKYPWPGNVRELRNAIERGVILATSPEVGLAELPAQIGAERPQPVMEVGGAMTLEQLESAHIQRVLENGSSLEEASEILGIDPSTLYRKRKRYGF; encoded by the coding sequence ATGAACATTTTGCTGATCGACGACGATCCGGGATTGCGAAAGTCGATTCGAATGGCCCTCGAGACCATGAATCATAAGGTCACCGAAGCACGCGACAGTTCTGAAGCGCTCGATAATCTGGCACATGGTCTTTTTGACGTCGCTTTCTTGGACGTTCGGCTGGGGAAAGAACGCGGGTTGGACGTTCTTCCTGATTTATTGCGGCTGACGCCAGGGTTGGCAGTCGTGGTGATTACGGCCTATGCCACGATTGAAATTGCGGTCGATGCAATGCGACGTGGAGCGATCGATTTCCTTCCTAAGCCATTTACGCCTGCCGAGATCCGCATTGTGCTGGATCGTGTTTCGCGCCTCCGTCGATTGCAGTCTCACGTCGAAGAATTAGAGGAACGCGTAAAGTCCATTTTTCCGGAAGTGGATTTAGAGACTGACGAGCCTTCGATGCGTCAGGCGCTCGACCTGGCGTTTCGTGCTGCACCCACCGAAGCGACGATTCTTCTACGTGGCGAAAGCGGTACGGGCAAAGGAGTTGTCGCCCGAGCCATTCATGCGCGAAGTCAGCGATCGGAAGCCCCATTTGTAACGGTCCATTGCCCCAGTCTTTCTGCAGACCTCTTGGAAAGTGAAATGTTTGGTCACGCCAGGGGAGCATTCACGGGGGCTGTTCTGGAGACGCTTGGGAAAGTCGCTGTGGCTGAAGGCGGCACGTTGTTTCTGGACGAGATTGGGGATCTTCCACCGGCGCTTCAGCCGAAGCTACTGCGACTCTTGCAAGATAAACAGTATGAACGCGTGGGAGAGGCGCGGACCCGCCTCTGCAACATTCGAATTCTTGCTGCCACAAATCGTGACCTGCAGGCCGCTGTGGCAGCGGGTACATTTCGCGAGGATTTGCTATATCGGCTGAATGTTTTCGAGATTTTTCTGCCGCCGCTCAGGCAGCGACGAAAGGATCTTGAGACATTGATTGACCATTTATTGCAATTCTTTGCGCGGCAAAACGGAAAAGGAATCAAAGGCTTTACGGCAGAGGCTCGCGCCGCCGTTATGAAATATCCCTGGCCGGGCAATGTACGAGAATTGCGTAATGCAATTGAACGCGGTGTGATCCTGGCAACCAGTCCCGAAGTGGGATTGGCGGAGCTTCCCGCGCAGATTGGGGCCGAGCGACCACAGCCTGTGATGGAAGTCGGCGGAGCGATGACTCTTGAACAACTGGAGTCCGCGCATATCCAGCGTGTGCTGGAGAATGGATCGAGTTTGGAAGAGGCTTCAGAAATCCTGGGAATTGATCCCAGCACGCTTTATCGAAAGCGAAAACGATATGGGTTCTGA
- a CDS encoding HAMP domain-containing sensor histidine kinase — protein MNMSITLRQRILLTLLPLLILLAVMGGAGVFLLRHLGGSIDVILRENYDSVVAMQELKEALERIDSSFQFQLVSHGLQDATERTKLSENARMHFDSNWESFEHALAVENINVTIHPVEDRLAQSLRELSERYRMQGRRFYESGQSGPVLHQEYYGKGGLYDSFLLIKQQADDILQLNQREMKQASHAASQAASTSLIYLSVGLAAAECLAGLLAWHAIRSTLRPIQAVTQAVMGIRAGNLDQVVPVFSRDELGQLAEAFNVMARHLRDYRQSQTAHLLRAQRTGQATIDSFPDAVLVIDADARVEMANPVARRLFGVAPKTPEQPASGIWQPPDALRQPLEEALLGQRDYLPESFDRIVLLGESGWERAFLPRIMTIRDTQGHTLGAAVLLQDVTRLRLLDQMKSNLVATASHELKTPLTSVRLAVHLLLEESTGPLTSKQIELLLDARENSERLLSMVNNLLDLARLEQGRPQLDVQMASPASLLRDAADAVRVRAQDKSVTLIVDVPGVLPEVAVDTSRMGHALSNLLDNALTYTDSGGTISLSAELVGRDIILSVKDTGSGIPPEYVPHVFEKFFRVPGQSRGSGTGLGLAIVNEIVTAHGGTVSCESQPGIGTAFHIRLPTVVDDFPREGAARSGGPASEPVR, from the coding sequence ATGAATATGTCGATCACCCTTCGCCAGCGTATTCTGCTGACGCTACTTCCCCTGTTGATCCTCTTGGCAGTGATGGGCGGCGCCGGTGTGTTCCTGTTGCGCCATCTTGGCGGCAGCATTGATGTAATTCTGCGTGAGAATTACGACAGCGTCGTTGCGATGCAGGAATTGAAAGAGGCGCTGGAACGGATCGATTCGTCATTCCAGTTCCAGCTTGTTTCACACGGACTGCAAGACGCGACGGAACGAACGAAGTTGTCAGAAAACGCCAGAATGCACTTCGACTCGAACTGGGAATCTTTCGAGCACGCGCTGGCGGTGGAAAACATCAATGTCACAATCCATCCGGTCGAAGATCGACTGGCACAAAGCCTGCGTGAACTGAGCGAGCGTTACCGGATGCAAGGCCGCAGGTTTTACGAAAGCGGGCAATCAGGCCCCGTGCTTCACCAGGAGTACTACGGCAAGGGGGGATTGTACGACAGCTTTCTGCTCATCAAGCAGCAGGCGGATGATATTCTGCAACTAAATCAACGAGAGATGAAGCAGGCCAGCCATGCGGCCAGTCAGGCGGCCTCTACATCTTTAATTTATTTGAGCGTCGGCCTTGCCGCTGCCGAGTGTCTGGCAGGACTTTTGGCTTGGCATGCAATTCGATCGACCCTTCGCCCCATCCAGGCGGTGACGCAGGCGGTGATGGGAATTCGAGCCGGCAATCTGGATCAAGTTGTGCCGGTGTTTTCTCGAGACGAACTTGGACAACTGGCGGAAGCGTTCAATGTGATGGCGCGTCACCTTCGAGACTATCGCCAGTCCCAGACGGCACATCTACTGCGGGCTCAACGGACTGGTCAGGCGACGATCGACTCGTTTCCCGATGCGGTCCTTGTCATTGATGCCGATGCCCGAGTCGAAATGGCCAATCCGGTCGCGCGACGCCTGTTCGGGGTGGCGCCGAAAACACCGGAGCAACCCGCTTCTGGCATCTGGCAGCCACCAGATGCATTGCGCCAACCACTCGAAGAAGCGCTGCTCGGTCAACGCGATTATCTGCCAGAGAGCTTCGATCGAATTGTCCTGCTTGGCGAGAGCGGTTGGGAGCGGGCATTTTTACCCAGAATTATGACGATCCGTGATACGCAAGGCCACACGCTTGGTGCGGCCGTCCTGCTGCAGGACGTGACACGATTGCGTCTGCTGGATCAGATGAAGAGCAATCTCGTGGCCACCGCCAGCCATGAACTGAAGACTCCTCTGACGAGTGTGCGACTGGCCGTTCATCTTCTGTTAGAGGAATCAACCGGACCACTGACATCGAAGCAGATCGAGCTGTTACTCGATGCGCGTGAGAACAGCGAACGTCTGTTGAGCATGGTCAATAACCTTCTGGATCTCGCACGACTGGAACAGGGACGGCCTCAGCTGGATGTGCAGATGGCGTCACCTGCCTCACTGTTGCGAGATGCCGCCGACGCCGTACGTGTTCGCGCCCAAGACAAAAGTGTGACGTTGATCGTGGATGTTCCCGGAGTTCTTCCTGAAGTCGCAGTCGATACAAGTCGAATGGGGCATGCGTTGAGCAATCTGCTCGACAACGCACTTACCTATACGGACAGCGGCGGAACGATCAGCCTGTCAGCCGAGCTAGTTGGTCGCGACATCATCTTGTCAGTGAAGGACACCGGTTCTGGCATTCCCCCGGAATACGTGCCCCATGTCTTCGAAAAATTCTTTCGTGTTCCCGGGCAAAGCCGAGGCAGCGGCACAGGGCTTGGTCTGGCTATTGTCAATGAAATCGTCACCGCGCATGGTGGCACTGTCTCGTGCGAAAGTCAGCCCGGCATCGGTACCGCCTTCCACATCCGACTGCCGACTGTCGTCGACGATTTTCCACGGGAAGGGGCTGCGCGATCGGGCGGTCCTGCTTCCGAGCCCGTGCGATAA